Part of the Virgibacillus necropolis genome, CGGAAGAAAATCACCAAGATTATTACAAAAAACAATCGTTTCATTATCGATTATACAAAAAAGGATCTGGGAGAGCTGATTTCATCAAAAAAAATTGGGAACCAAAAATAGATAAAGCTAAACTAAAAGAGCAATTATCACCAATTCAATATAAAGTCACACAAGAAAATGGTACAGAAAGACCATTTCAGAATGAATATTGGGATAATACAAAAGATGGTATATATGTTGATATAATTTCAGGAGAAGTTTTATTTACATCAAAAGAACAATTTGATGCTGGTTGTGGTTGGCCAAGCTTTTCCAAACCAGTGGACAACTATCAAGTTACTGAGAAATCTGATACAACTCTTGGCATGAGACGTACAGAGGTTCGAAGCAAGGCGTCAGATTCACACTTAGGTCATGTATTTGATGATGGGCCAAAGGATAAAGGTGGATTGCGGTATTGCATGAATTCAGCTGCAATGCGTTTTATCCCAAAGGATAAGATGAGTGATGAAGGCTATGAAAAATATTTACATCTAGTTAACTAGAAAAAAATGGTCTGCGATTAACTACTATTACGTAAACGAAATAAATACGGAGGTACAATATGATTCACCTAAATTGGGAAAAGCGGGATACCATCAAACAAATTAAATGTGTTCATGCAGATGCAAAAAAATTTATTGTTGATAAAAAGTTAACACCTGGTAAAGTTTATGATGTAAAAAATGAAACGGAAGAGTTTTATTTTATTATCGATAACAGCAATCGCATAGGTGGATTTCTTAAAAATTATTTTTCCGAAACAAAATAACAGGGGATAACCCCTGTTATTTTTATATAAACTACAGTTATTTTGAAAAAGATATAGGATATTTATTCTATTAATGATATAATTTACTTACTATTTTCAATAATTTAAATAGCGTCAATGAATGTATTTAAAATTCTAATAAGGGGCTGAATCGTATTGAAAAAAATCTTCTTAGTTCGCCATTGTCTGGCAGAAGGTCAACATAAAGATTCGCCATTAACTACTGTAGGAATGCGACAAGCAGTATTGCTTTCACGGTTTTTTGATAAGCAAAATATCGTATTTGATGGTGTAATTTCTAGTCCTTATTTACGGGCGATTGAGAGCATAAAACCCTTTGCGGAATCAAAAAACTTGAAAATAGAAGTAGATGATCGACTACAAGAACGTATATTAAGTAATGAGCCTGTTGATGATTGGATGGAAGTTTTAGAACAATCATTTAATGAATTAGATTTTAAATTACCTGGGGGCGAATCTGCAAATGACGCCATTACAAGGAGTAATGCTATTTTTGAATCTATAAATCAAAATAATGACATGAATAATGTTATTATTGTAAGTCATGGTAACCTATTATCATTAATGCTAAAAAGTTTTGATCAAACAATCGGATTTGATGAATGGAAAAATCTAAATAACCCTGATGTATATCTGATAGAATCGAATGGAGATAAGCATTCTATTACTTGTTTATGGGAAAAGCCTTATTAATTATAGGTATAAATTAGCAAGGAATATGCCTAAACTTTCTTCATATATCTCATCAAATTGACTGATTGGTAGTGGATTGGTCCCACTACCAAGTTCTATGGTGAAACCAGGTCTTTGATATTCTTGGATAAACCAATCTTTATATCCCGTATAACTATCTACATATTGAATTGGTTCATAACCACTCACTCGTGCATATTCATTAACTATAACTTCAGAAATGGGAGGTTCCAATCCTTCAAATCCCCAATAGATAACTTCTCCTTGTGTATGAAGCGCATTTACCCGTGCAAAATTACGTACACTTGTTAATTCAGCTACAGCAGAGGATTCTGGCTCTGACAATGGGTATGGTCCAGGATAATCACTAGGAGCTGGATTTGATGGCTTTCGGCTCGCTTCAATCTCCCACAATGTTGGGTATTGATTAGTCAAATCAACCCCATTTATGTTGGCTTTCCATCCCGAAAAGTCTCGACTCTGGTTATTTATTTCTAGAACTTGCTCTGCATAAAAGGAATCTTCAGGTACGCCATTTAATACCAAGTTTACGCCATCTGGGTTGACCATGGGGACGATTGAAAGAAACGTTTCCATAAATAATGGCAACATATTCATACCACGAATTGTGTTACTGTTTGTTAACGCCAGCAGGTATTCATTTACAAATTTCATAATTACTGAAGTTGTGATCCATTCATTTGCATGAAATGACCCATCTACATGCACTCGTTTTACGCCATTTCCTATACGTAATTCTGGTAGACTTTTTCCCATTACTGAGCTCCCAATCGTTTGCTCGACTAGAAACGGATATACTGAAGCTAATTTTTCTATATCATTAACCATTTTTTCATAGGTGTAGTTTGTTACATCGTGTACGATTAGATTCTGCACACGATATGGAATAGAAATTGTTGAACCTACAACAAGGTTTGATGGATCAATTGTTTGATTTACTAATAATAAGGCATCCATCGCGACATTATATTGA contains:
- a CDS encoding histidine phosphatase family protein, with product MKKIFLVRHCLAEGQHKDSPLTTVGMRQAVLLSRFFDKQNIVFDGVISSPYLRAIESIKPFAESKNLKIEVDDRLQERILSNEPVDDWMEVLEQSFNELDFKLPGGESANDAITRSNAIFESINQNNDMNNVIIVSHGNLLSLMLKSFDQTIGFDEWKNLNNPDVYLIESNGDKHSITCLWEKPY
- the msrA gene encoding peptide-methionine (S)-S-oxide reductase MsrA produces the protein MTSNNELATFAGGCFWCMVEPYDERPGIKEIVSGYTGGRTENPTYEEVCSNATGHVEAVQITFDPEVMPYERIVETFWQQIDPTDKGGQFNDRGESYQTVIFYHNEEQRLIAEESKHKLEASGKFQEPIVTKVLPAKTFYRAEENHQDYYKKQSFHYRLYKKGSGRADFIKKNWEPKIDKAKLKEQLSPIQYKVTQENGTERPFQNEYWDNTKDGIYVDIISGEVLFTSKEQFDAGCGWPSFSKPVDNYQVTEKSDTTLGMRRTEVRSKASDSHLGHVFDDGPKDKGGLRYCMNSAAMRFIPKDKMSDEGYEKYLHLVN
- a CDS encoding M14 family metallopeptidase — translated: MEIKIRQSDTLWYYSQLFDVPLVLIEQSNRGITPQNLSIGKQIHIPGFVINQHTIEVNDTFWQLSSQYNVAMDALLLVNQTIDPSNLVVGSTISIPYRVQNLIVHDVTNYTYEKMVNDIEKLASVYPFLVEQTIGSSVMGKSLPELRIGNGVKRVHVDGSFHANEWITTSVIMKFVNEYLLALTNSNTIRGMNMLPLFMETFLSIVPMVNPDGVNLVLNGVPEDSFYAEQVLEINNQSRDFSGWKANINGVDLTNQYPTLWEIEASRKPSNPAPSDYPGPYPLSEPESSAVAELTSVRNFARVNALHTQGEVIYWGFEGLEPPISEVIVNEYARVSGYEPIQYVDSYTGYKDWFIQEYQRPGFTIELGSGTNPLPISQFDEIYEESLGIFLANLYL
- a CDS encoding DUF6501 family protein is translated as MIHLNWEKRDTIKQIKCVHADAKKFIVDKKLTPGKVYDVKNETEEFYFIIDNSNRIGGFLKNYFSETK